The candidate division KSB1 bacterium genomic interval CGGAGTCAAAGTGGTCATCAACGCCGACGCCCATCACATTCAGCATCTCGGCTACATGGCGCTAGGCGTGGGCACGGCGCGGCGCGGTTGGGCAAAAAAGAGCGACGTGCTGAACACCCTGTCGGCTGACGAACTGAAAGCCTGGCGCCGGAAACGTATACAGACGAGGCTCTAAGTTGAGTCGTCACGGCAGACGAAGGGGCAGCTATTGGCGGGCCTCGCGCACCCCTTTTTACGGCATCGTCATGACGCTACCGCTTTTGCTGCTCTATGAGGGGCTGTTGATCTATTTGACCTTTCGTCAAGGCGAAGCGTTCCGCAACGCGGCGGATATTTGGATCAAAACAGCCATCGAACGGCTCGGAATTCACGGGCAGATTACCTTTTCCATCCTTCTCCTGCTGCTTTTGATCTGGGCCTTTGTGTCGATGGTCAGACAAAATCTTGACCTGAATTGGCAGATTCTCCTGCCGGCGGCGGCGGAGAGCTGCTTCTACGCTCTGGCTTTGGCATTTTTAGTCTCACGCTTTACAAATTGGGCACTGCTGCATTTGATGATCGGCGGCGAGCGGGCAACCGATTTGGTGCTTGCTCTCGGCGCCGGTGTTTATGAAGAGCTGTTCTTTCGGGCATTCGGATACGGCATCCTCAGCGCCGTGATCCTGAGAGTCATTGGGCGGAAACCCAAGCGTTCGCGACGTCCGGTTGTGCCGCTGAAAAGGCTCGAATTCGAAGTCAGGCTCTTTATCGCCCTCATCACATCTTTACTTTTTTCCTGGCTGCACAATCCAAGCGGCTTTTCATTGACTGCCTACCAGCCTCTCTATCGCTTTGTGATGGGATTATTTTTTTGTATCTTGTACGAGTTTCGCGGTTTGGGCATTACCGTTTGGACGCACAGCTGGTACGACGTGTTTGTTATTCTGTTCGGAAATTCTAACTAAATGGCTCTTAAAGCAGCAGCAAGGGCGTTTGCGGCAATTGTTTTGTCGGCGGGCGCCGCTTTCGTTTATTTAACGGCGTGGCCGCCGCATTGTAAAAACTCGGAGCAGGCGGTCATCACCATTCGCTGGGGCACTTCGCTTCGCTCGGCCGCTGAGCAACTGGAAGATGAAGGCGTTATCCGCAGCGCCGAACAATTTCTCTTGACGGCTAAACTGCTGGGCAAAAGCCGCAGCCTGCGGGTGGGAAGATTCATGCTTCCAAAAGGGTGCTCAAACTATGCGGTTTTGCGGGCACTGCTTTACGGACCGCAGCAATTGATCGAATTGACGCTGCCGGAAGGCTATGACAGCCGACGCTATGCCGGCATGATCGCCCGCAGTCTGGATCTCGACTCGGCGCGCATCATGCAGTTGGTTCATGATCCGGCATTTATCGCGCAACTGGGCGTGAATTCGCCGTCTTTGGAAGGCTTTCTTTATCCCGAAACCTATCACTTGACCTACGGTCTCAAGGAGGAGCAGGTTCTGTCGATTTTGGTCGATCAGTTCAAGAAGCGCATCGACGAAGCGCTGCGCAAGGAGGCCGAGGCTTCGCCGTTGGGATTTTACGGCTGCCTCATTCTTGCCTCGATCATCGAAGGCGAGGCTATGGTCGAGGAAGAAATGCCGATCATTTCCTCCGTCTACCACAACCGCTTGCGGCGCGGCATGCGGCTGCAGGCTGATCCGACGATTCAGTATCTTCTGCCCGACGGCCCGCGGCGTCTCTTGCTGAAAGATTTGGCCGTACCTTCACCCTATAACACCTATCTGCACGCCGGCTTGCCGCCGACGCCGATCAACAATCCGAGCCGCAAAGCCTTCGAAGCCGCCCTGCGGCCTGCCGATACCGATTATCTCTTTTTCGTCGCCGTCGGCGACGGACGTCATACCTTCAGCAAAACTTACAGCGGGCATTTGTCCGCCAAACGGGCATTCGACAAAGTTCGCCGCCAAGTGGAACGTGAGAAACGAAAGAAAGGATCATGACCAAACCCAAGACTCCAGAATGGCTGCTGAACGATCTGAACGACGAACAGCGGCGCGCCGTGCTGCATCTGGACGGGCCGGTGTTGATTTTAGCCGGTGCAGGCAGCGGCAAAACGCGCGTTCTCACCTACCGCATCGCCCATTTGCTGGCATCAGGCAAAGCGCGGCCTGCGCAAGTGATGGCGATGACCTTTACCAACAAAGCCGCCGGAGAAATGCGCGAGCGGGTGCATCGCCTAATCCCCGAGTCGATCGGCGAGATGTGGGTGGGCACCTTTCATTCGCTCTTTGCCCGCCTGCTTCGCCGCGAGGCCGACAAGATCGGCTATGCACACAATTTTTCCATCTACGACACCGAAGATCAAGCGGCGCTGATCAAAACGGTGATGGAAGAGCTGAACATCTCGACGCAGCACTATGCGCCGAAGATGATTCATTACCTGATCAGTCGCGCTAAAAACGGCATGGTTATGCCGGAAGAGTATGCCGCATCGGCGCAAAACCCCGTCGAAGAAGCGGCCGCCAAGGTCTATGCGGAATACAACCGCCGGTTGCGCCGCCTCAATGCCATGGATTTCGACGATCTGCTCATCAAGCCGCTCGAGCTCTTTCGTCTTTATCCGTTGATCAAAGAGTACTACCAGGATCGCTTTCGCTATTTGCTGGTGGATGAATATCAGGACACCAATCGGGCGCAGTATTGGGTGCTGCGCGAGTTGGCCGACAAATACCGCAACATTTGCGTGGTCGGTGACGACGATCAATCCATCTATCGCTGGCGCGGCGCCGAGCTGCGCAACATTTTGGGATTCGAGCAGGACTATCCCGAGTGCGCCAAATTTCGCTTGGAGCAAAACTACCGCTCCACGCCGCCCATTCTGGGACTGGCGCATTCCGTCGTTTCACGCAATACACAGCGGCATGAAAAAAGGTTGTGGACTGTGAAACAGGGCGGCGAGCCGGTCAGCCTCATCACGGTTTATGACGGTTATGAAGAGGCGAGGCTCATCGTCGACAAAATTACCGCAGAATTTCGCAAGGGCAGGCTGAAATTCGGCGACTTTGCCGTTCTCTACCGCATCAACGCCCAGTCGCGGCAATTGGAAGAAGTTTTGCGCGGTGAAGCCATTCCTTACGTCATCGTCGGCGGCATTAAATTCTACGAACGCAAAGAAGTCAAAGACGTCCTCGCCTATCTGCGGGCGATCGTTAATCCGGCCGACACGGTCAGCATCAAACGCATCATCAACACGCCGGCACGGGGTATCGGCGAGGCCACGATCGCCAAGATCGACGCCTTCGCCCGGCAGGCCGGCATCACCTTTCACGATGCTTTGGCGCAGGCGCAGCGTATTCCCGAGATTCAGCCGCGCACGGCGGAAAAGCTGACTGACTTTTACGATCTGCTCAGCCGCTATCGACAGCTGATCGACCAGGTGCCTCCCGGCGAACTGGCCTCTTCATTGGTCGAGGAGCTGCGCATTCTTCACCTGTTCAAGGAAGAAGGCACGATCGAGGCTGCAGCGCGGGCTGAAAACGTGCGCGAACTTCTTGCCGCCATCCACGAATTTACCGTCAAAAATCCAGGCATGGGATTGGAAGACTATATGCAGCAGGTGTCGCTGATTACCGACATCGATACGTGGAACGACCGAGCCGATGCCGTTACGTTGATGACGCTGCACGCCGCCAAAGGCCTCGAATTTCCGGTGGTTTTCATTACGGGACTGGAAGAGGGTCTTTTCCCCCTTTCGCGCAGCTTGAACGATCCTTATGATTTGGAGGAGGAACGGCGGTTGTTCTATGTCGGCGCAACTCGCGCAAAAGAAAAGCTTTACCTTTTATGGGCCAAGAATCGTCGACGTTACGGCGAGGGGGAGATGCAGAGCTACAAATCCCGCTTTCTCAAAGAGCTCGATCCGCAATATGTCGTCGAAGAGCTGAGCCCGACTCTTCAGCGGGCGGCTCGTTCCACACGTACCCTTGTCTATCCCGAAAACCGCATGCCGAGGTATGAAGAAGAGTCGCAGGAGCCTTTGGCTATTGCTCCGGGTACTCGCGTCCGCCACAACACGTTCGGTATCGGTACAGTCCGCGAAGTGCAGGCTTCGTCGGGCGGAGCGAAATTGCTCGTCTATTTCGAGCAGCACGGTCCTAAACGGCTGGTTCTGCCCTTTGCAAAATTGGAGATCCTATAGCATGAAATTTATGATTCGAATTATTTTGGGGCTTTGGGTTGTGAGTTCGGCCCTTTGGGCGCAGACTGCATTGCTGCAGGAGGAACTGGATTTTCGCTTTGCCGTCGAGCTGGAGAATAAGAAGCTTTACGACATTGCGGCGCTGCAGTTTGCGCGGTTATCAGAGACCTTTCCGGTTGGCGGCCGAGCGGCGGAAGCTCTGCTGCGCGCCGGACAAAATTATGAGCGGGCCGACAGCCTTGTGCGCGCCGCACAATGCTATCTCGGACTTTTGCTTAAATACCCGCAGTCGACATTTGTCGATCAGGCCCAGTTTGCTTTGGCGGGACTCAAAGCAAAAACCGGCAGTCCCATGGAGGCTGCCCTTGCCTTTGAGCGGGTACGGACTTTTAATGCCAAAAGCCCGCTGATTCCGCAGGCTCTGATCGAGGCGGCCAAACACTTTTATGCAGCAGGTGAGTACGGTCGCGCCGCCGATGCCGCGCTGGTGGTTCTCGATCAGTTCCCCACTCATCCTCTGCGGCTCGAAGCACGATTTTGGATCGCCAAGGTCAACGAGCAGAAACAGCAGTATGAAGAAGCTTTAAAGGCCCTGGACCGCATTACTGCCGAAACGCCTCAGGATGATCTGGCGGCGCGGGTTTATGACTTGAAGGTGCAGATCCTGCGCAAGACCGGCCGTTTTTCGCAAGCCGACAGCGTGCTGCAAAAGTTGATCAGCGGCAAATATGCCGGCGAGATCGTCGGCGCGGCGGCGGTCCAGCTCGGCGAAGCCCGCCTGCTGTTGCGCGAGTTCGCCGCCCTGGATAAGCTGATTGCCGAAGCGATGCCCAAAGTCGATGCAAGGCGCAAAGCGGATCTGTTGCTGCTGCAGGCCGACGCCTCTCTATTGCGCAACGAATACGCTCAAGCCCAGGCTTTGCTGGCACAGATTGATCCTGGCTTGTTGTCTCTGCCTAAATTTGCCTACTTTTACCGCTGTGCTTGGGCGGAAGAGCATCTTGGCCGCACGGATCGCGCGCGTTATTTTTTGCAGCAGGCCCTCCAAGATTCGATTGCGGATGAGAACCTTCGTGTTTTACTGCTTATTGACTCCTCCCGTCTGGCGGCTGCAGACGGCGAACCGGCTGCAGCTCTGCGCACTCTGCAGGAGGTGATCAGCCTCGCCAAGCGCGCGTCCGATCGGGTTCGCGCCCATTTTTTGGCGGCAGAGATTTCAGCGGAAAAACTGGACGATCTCGACGGAGCGCGCGGTCACTATCATGCCGTGCTCACGGAAAACCCCGAAACTGCCGCTGCTGCCGAAGCGCTGTTTCGCTTGGCACTGAATTATGCGCAGGATCATCAGCCGAGAGCCGCATATTCGGCGCTAAAACGCTATCTGAGCCGCTATCCGGCAGGAAAACAGCAGGAAACCTGCCGCAATCTGGCGGAATTGTATGCCTACTTGAGCGGCGAACGACCGCTGCCGATCAGCCTAGCTGCGCCCACCAACAGCCTTGTTCTGCAGGCGCAAATGGATCTGCTGCTCCGGGGTGATTACCCTCGAGCCTTTACAACCGCTCTTGCCGCTCTCCAGCGTGAAAAGACGACCGGACAAGCGCTCGATGCCTTTTATCACTTGGCGGCACTTTGCTGCTATGCCCAGATCGAATCGCCTTCAGCCAGGCGCGATGCCTTTGCCGCCCGCGACTCGCTGGCCGTCATTGCCGACAAAATGTCAAACGAGTTTCCGAACTCGGAGTTGACGGCGCAGGTGATCGATTGGCAAACGCGGATTCGTCTCAAGAACGCCGCCGGCATCGATCGCCGCAACATCCTGCTCGAGGCGGCTAAGAAGCTTCCTGCCGGTCATCCGCTGGCGGCACGTTTTCGATTGGACGCAGCGCAAATCAAAGAGCTTCCAGCCCAGGAAAGGCTGTCGCTGCTGCAGACTGTCGAAGCCCAGGAAAATACCGAGCTTCGGCCGCAAACTCTTTTACTGCGGGCAGAGCTCATATCACCTGCAAACCCGGATTCGGCGGCAGCGCTGCTCCGCCAAGTTGCAGCGCTCGACGATGCTGCTCTTCTTCCCGCCGCTCTTTTTCGACTGGCAGAGCTGGAGGAGCAGGGGGGCAGGGCGCAGCCGGCAAAAGAGCTCTATGAGCGCGTGATTCGTCGCTTTCCTTACACGGATTTTAGCGACCGCGCCGCCGTGCATCTCGTTCGCCTTTTGCTTGACGAGGGCAAGATTAAGGAAGCCGAAGAGTTGTCCGCACGATTCGAGGAGACATCCCTTCCCAAGGAGCTGCGACGCTTTCGGAACGATGAAGGAGGAGGGGAGATTCGCCGGCTTTGGGTGCAGCTGCAAAAGCGTCGCCTGCCGCCCCATGAGGCTTTGCCGATCGTTTTGGACTATTTGGCCGAGGGACGGGACGTCCCGAACCGAACTGAAGCGCTGTTGGCGGCCGGTGAGCTGATGGAGGCCATGGGCAAAGATGAATTGGCCTTTGGCTATTACGCCGAGGCCGCAGAAGCTGCGACCGACAGCCTCGGAAAACGCGCCCTTCTTAAAAGCGGCGAACTGGCCTTTGCCCAGGGCAACTATGAGGCGGCGCTGCAGTATTACCGCCGTTTGACCAACGTTTCAGAAGAACCTCTCAAGCGGGAGGCGTTGCTCAAGACGATCATCT includes:
- a CDS encoding CPBP family intramembrane metalloprotease, giving the protein MSRHGRRRGSYWRASRTPFYGIVMTLPLLLLYEGLLIYLTFRQGEAFRNAADIWIKTAIERLGIHGQITFSILLLLLLIWAFVSMVRQNLDLNWQILLPAAAESCFYALALAFLVSRFTNWALLHLMIGGERATDLVLALGAGVYEELFFRAFGYGILSAVILRVIGRKPKRSRRPVVPLKRLEFEVRLFIALITSLLFSWLHNPSGFSLTAYQPLYRFVMGLFFCILYEFRGLGITVWTHSWYDVFVILFGNSN
- the mltG gene encoding endolytic transglycosylase MltG is translated as MALKAAARAFAAIVLSAGAAFVYLTAWPPHCKNSEQAVITIRWGTSLRSAAEQLEDEGVIRSAEQFLLTAKLLGKSRSLRVGRFMLPKGCSNYAVLRALLYGPQQLIELTLPEGYDSRRYAGMIARSLDLDSARIMQLVHDPAFIAQLGVNSPSLEGFLYPETYHLTYGLKEEQVLSILVDQFKKRIDEALRKEAEASPLGFYGCLILASIIEGEAMVEEEMPIISSVYHNRLRRGMRLQADPTIQYLLPDGPRRLLLKDLAVPSPYNTYLHAGLPPTPINNPSRKAFEAALRPADTDYLFFVAVGDGRHTFSKTYSGHLSAKRAFDKVRRQVEREKRKKGS
- a CDS encoding UvrD-helicase domain-containing protein, which gives rise to MTKPKTPEWLLNDLNDEQRRAVLHLDGPVLILAGAGSGKTRVLTYRIAHLLASGKARPAQVMAMTFTNKAAGEMRERVHRLIPESIGEMWVGTFHSLFARLLRREADKIGYAHNFSIYDTEDQAALIKTVMEELNISTQHYAPKMIHYLISRAKNGMVMPEEYAASAQNPVEEAAAKVYAEYNRRLRRLNAMDFDDLLIKPLELFRLYPLIKEYYQDRFRYLLVDEYQDTNRAQYWVLRELADKYRNICVVGDDDQSIYRWRGAELRNILGFEQDYPECAKFRLEQNYRSTPPILGLAHSVVSRNTQRHEKRLWTVKQGGEPVSLITVYDGYEEARLIVDKITAEFRKGRLKFGDFAVLYRINAQSRQLEEVLRGEAIPYVIVGGIKFYERKEVKDVLAYLRAIVNPADTVSIKRIINTPARGIGEATIAKIDAFARQAGITFHDALAQAQRIPEIQPRTAEKLTDFYDLLSRYRQLIDQVPPGELASSLVEELRILHLFKEEGTIEAAARAENVRELLAAIHEFTVKNPGMGLEDYMQQVSLITDIDTWNDRADAVTLMTLHAAKGLEFPVVFITGLEEGLFPLSRSLNDPYDLEEERRLFYVGATRAKEKLYLLWAKNRRRYGEGEMQSYKSRFLKELDPQYVVEELSPTLQRAARSTRTLVYPENRMPRYEEESQEPLAIAPGTRVRHNTFGIGTVREVQASSGGAKLLVYFEQHGPKRLVLPFAKLEIL
- a CDS encoding tetratricopeptide repeat protein, which translates into the protein MKFMIRIILGLWVVSSALWAQTALLQEELDFRFAVELENKKLYDIAALQFARLSETFPVGGRAAEALLRAGQNYERADSLVRAAQCYLGLLLKYPQSTFVDQAQFALAGLKAKTGSPMEAALAFERVRTFNAKSPLIPQALIEAAKHFYAAGEYGRAADAALVVLDQFPTHPLRLEARFWIAKVNEQKQQYEEALKALDRITAETPQDDLAARVYDLKVQILRKTGRFSQADSVLQKLISGKYAGEIVGAAAVQLGEARLLLREFAALDKLIAEAMPKVDARRKADLLLLQADASLLRNEYAQAQALLAQIDPGLLSLPKFAYFYRCAWAEEHLGRTDRARYFLQQALQDSIADENLRVLLLIDSSRLAAADGEPAAALRTLQEVISLAKRASDRVRAHFLAAEISAEKLDDLDGARGHYHAVLTENPETAAAAEALFRLALNYAQDHQPRAAYSALKRYLSRYPAGKQQETCRNLAELYAYLSGERPLPISLAAPTNSLVLQAQMDLLLRGDYPRAFTTALAALQREKTTGQALDAFYHLAALCCYAQIESPSARRDAFAARDSLAVIADKMSNEFPNSELTAQVIDWQTRIRLKNAAGIDRRNILLEAAKKLPAGHPLAARFRLDAAQIKELPAQERLSLLQTVEAQENTELRPQTLLLRAELISPANPDSAAALLRQVAALDDAALLPAALFRLAELEEQGGRAQPAKELYERVIRRFPYTDFSDRAAVHLVRLLLDEGKIKEAEELSARFEETSLPKELRRFRNDEGGGEIRRLWVQLQKRRLPPHEALPIVLDYLAEGRDVPNRTEALLAAGELMEAMGKDELAFGYYAEAAEAATDSLGKRALLKSGELAFAQGNYEAALQYYRRLTNVSEEPLKREALLKTIICEYRLGNQSRAAALEKDFNKTYKDRNAEARLLYEAGLAAMGRKDFDAAEKAFKSAAKYEDVPEGARGELGLAQLYVIQNKTEEALKRLTTIPEKYKDPELSATAWVNLASFYYTNRQLESAIGAATKVLDLQPRGPLRAQALDVLINAYDDLNLRDKAIAYEREYLDLYPYAPDAMNRRIRIGIFLYGLKEYDRAISHLKELRFLVDGEAEAEVQYWIARSYADAGFTENAVIEFLKVRYQCKPTKLPWGVTALYEAGQGYRKLGNLTKAKEMFEQVVRERGITDNIGRAAAAKIQEIEAEAKKSL